A genome region from Candidatus Cybelea sp. includes the following:
- a CDS encoding DNA polymerase ligase N-terminal domain-containing protein, with product MAVKRAGATPGSLQTYRKKRDFKQTPEPSGRKEKAPEQLRFVVQMHRATRLHYDFRLEAGGVLASWAVPKGPTLKPLDRRLAMHVEDHPLDYRDFEGTIPAGQYGAGSVIVWDNGTYTLAEGSDPAKEIANGKIKFILHGKKLHGEFTLVKIKPRED from the coding sequence ATGGCCGTCAAGCGCGCCGGAGCGACACCCGGCTCCCTGCAGACCTATCGCAAGAAGCGCGACTTCAAGCAGACGCCCGAACCGAGCGGCCGCAAGGAGAAGGCGCCCGAGCAGCTCCGTTTCGTCGTGCAGATGCACCGCGCGACGCGGCTCCACTACGACTTTCGCCTCGAGGCCGGCGGGGTGCTCGCCTCGTGGGCCGTTCCGAAGGGGCCGACCCTCAAGCCGCTGGATCGCCGGCTCGCAATGCACGTCGAGGATCATCCGCTCGACTATCGCGACTTCGAGGGGACGATACCGGCCGGCCAATATGGCGCCGGCAGCGTCATCGTTTGGGATAATGGAACCTACACGCTTGCCGAAGGGAGCGATCCGGCCAAAGAGATCGCCAACGGCAAGATCAAGTTCATTCTGCACGGCAAGAAGCTGCACGGTGAGTTCACGCTGGTCAAAATCAAGCCGCGCGAAGAC
- a CDS encoding DUF255 domain-containing protein, whose product MNEFRFSPRPNRAGEIDWMAWGADAFARAEAEDRPILLSISAVWCHWCHVMDETTYSDPGVIETINRRFVPIRVDNDKRPDVNSRYNMGGWPTTAFLTPSGRTLTGATYLPPAQMRRALDEIARFYTEHKPEIDELPAPAAQSRGVEGASEELTGAPIAHLLAQLEAGYDEQYGGFGEEPKFPQAESLEFLLVQWRATGEQRWYEMVARTILGMSRGGMYDHVEGGFFRYSTTRDWSVPHFEKMAEDHAGLLRVLAELVLFAHNDEFRTTLVSATNYVQQILRDAQTQLYAGSQDADEAYYALALEQRRALASPFVDRTSYTNWTCALAGALCLVSRALDDDALLAQANATLDAVGQRLVAPDGLLYHVLAPGGTPEVRGLLTDHVAYCRALLDAHEISGEERFFARAQAIAQTTIEHFGAPGGGFYDRRKSGERLGNLAVEDRPIVDNGLFAECLLRLQSMSGSATYRQRASATLAFFAPVAERAGTFGATYARALARYLAPEIAVRIAGDPAATDSFREAALRLPSPFLSIRTLTPAQAELEGLPPQPAAYVCVGVTCGAPIERAQAMREAYDAVRTKVSQYQQPQSPTVIE is encoded by the coding sequence ATGAATGAGTTTCGCTTTTCACCACGCCCGAATCGAGCCGGCGAGATCGACTGGATGGCCTGGGGTGCAGACGCGTTCGCGCGGGCCGAGGCCGAAGACCGGCCGATTCTTCTCTCAATTTCGGCGGTGTGGTGCCACTGGTGTCACGTCATGGACGAAACGACGTACTCCGACCCGGGTGTCATCGAGACGATCAATCGCCGCTTCGTGCCGATTCGGGTCGACAACGACAAGCGTCCCGACGTCAACTCGCGGTACAACATGGGCGGCTGGCCGACGACGGCGTTTCTTACGCCCAGCGGCCGAACGCTGACCGGCGCGACCTACCTTCCCCCCGCGCAGATGCGGCGCGCGCTCGACGAGATCGCGCGCTTCTACACCGAACATAAACCCGAGATCGACGAGCTGCCCGCACCCGCGGCCCAGAGCCGCGGCGTTGAGGGCGCGAGCGAAGAACTCACCGGCGCGCCGATCGCGCATCTCTTGGCACAGCTCGAGGCCGGTTACGACGAGCAGTACGGCGGCTTCGGCGAAGAACCGAAGTTTCCGCAAGCCGAGTCGCTCGAGTTTCTGCTCGTGCAGTGGCGCGCGACCGGCGAGCAGCGCTGGTACGAAATGGTTGCGCGAACGATTCTCGGGATGTCGCGCGGCGGAATGTACGATCACGTCGAGGGCGGCTTCTTTCGCTACTCGACGACGCGCGACTGGAGCGTGCCGCACTTCGAGAAGATGGCCGAGGATCACGCCGGGCTGCTGCGCGTGCTGGCCGAGCTCGTGCTCTTTGCGCACAACGACGAATTCCGCACGACGCTCGTCTCGGCGACCAACTACGTCCAGCAGATACTACGCGACGCGCAGACCCAGCTCTATGCGGGCAGTCAGGACGCCGACGAAGCGTACTACGCGCTCGCGCTCGAGCAGCGCCGCGCGCTCGCCTCGCCCTTCGTCGACCGCACGTCGTATACGAACTGGACCTGCGCGCTCGCGGGCGCTCTTTGTCTCGTCTCGCGCGCGCTCGACGACGACGCGCTGCTCGCGCAGGCGAACGCGACGCTCGACGCCGTCGGGCAGCGGCTCGTCGCCCCCGACGGACTTCTGTACCACGTTCTCGCTCCCGGCGGTACGCCGGAGGTACGCGGCCTGCTCACCGATCACGTCGCCTATTGCCGCGCGCTGCTCGACGCGCACGAGATCTCCGGCGAAGAGCGCTTTTTCGCCAGAGCGCAAGCAATCGCGCAGACGACGATCGAACACTTCGGCGCGCCAGGCGGCGGCTTTTACGATCGCCGCAAGTCGGGCGAACGCCTTGGGAATCTTGCGGTAGAGGACCGCCCGATCGTCGACAACGGCCTTTTCGCCGAATGCTTACTGCGCCTGCAATCGATGAGCGGTTCGGCGACTTATCGCCAACGGGCGAGCGCGACGCTGGCGTTCTTTGCGCCGGTCGCCGAGCGTGCCGGAACCTTCGGCGCTACCTACGCACGCGCGCTGGCGAGGTACCTTGCACCGGAGATCGCGGTTCGCATCGCCGGCGATCCGGCGGCTACCGATTCTTTCCGCGAGGCTGCGCTGCGTTTGCCGTCGCCGTTTCTCTCGATCCGCACGCTGACGCCGGCGCAAGCCGAACTGGAGGGCCTGCCGCCGCAGCCGGCCGCATACGTGTGCGTCGGTGTAACCTGCGGGGCGCCGATAGAGCGCGCGCAAGCGATGCGCGAGGCCTACGATGCAGTACGGACGAAGGTCAGCCAGTACCAGCAGCCCCAGAGCCCGACGGTAATCGAGTAG
- the alaS gene encoding alanine--tRNA ligase, with protein sequence MKSQELRQAWIDFFVDKQHKLLGPATLVPHEMSTTLFTIAGMEQFVPVFLGEQPAPAPRVVTVQRCLRVAGAKSDIESVGRTGRHGTFLEMLGNFSFGDYYKRDAIRWAWEFVTGVLALDPARLYVTVHTGDDEAARIWIDEAGLDPARVTRFDEENFWTMGATGPCGPCTEIFYDTGVEYASGPGDTGPNLGNRYVELWNVVFQQYNRTADAQLEDLPRKAIDTGAGLERMLAICNGFASMYQTDLFTDLVAAQPPIGRTTLDEREQQARQNIIADHLRSATFLINDGVYPSNTDRGFVLRFLIRRAVRNGKLLGYPEGFFAQLVPAAIRSLEPGYPELRESASRIADAIRNEEQIFDRTLERGVAMLERVIDDAIAKRQGIIGGDEAFLLHDTYGFPLELTREIAGERGAQVDTVGFDRLMEEQRQRARRDAAAKREVVALADLPALRSSFTGYDEGLEIGGEIVAALKDGRPVASLKSGEEGTLVLDRTSFYAERGGQIGDRGTIVREGARFDVADTQYMGEAIAHLGRVVEGEMSVGDAVTARVADDWRREIRRHHTSAHLLQRALKEVLGDEVNQAGSWVGIDRMRFDFRWPKGALTPEQRRAVARRVNEMIRDDAHLVTRVLPLEEAKKTGAVWMAGEKYGDMIRVVQAGPSLEFCGGTHSHSTGELGMFVILSESSIGSGIRRIESCVSASAEDHATKQSDLIATLSSAMSAAPDELHERVERMQRDVRDLQTSLGQLRARIASSEAEHYVERAERKGDRAFVGAIVPEAGGEALRHLGNAIRSKLRSGVVALAGVDNGSVSLLVSTSDDLIGEGVHSGNLVKLAAPLVAGKGGGQAAVAQGGGSNPAGAQAALRAIRDAVLT encoded by the coding sequence ATGAAGAGCCAGGAACTGAGACAGGCGTGGATAGACTTCTTCGTGGACAAGCAGCACAAGCTGCTTGGGCCTGCTACCCTCGTTCCGCACGAAATGTCGACGACGCTCTTCACGATAGCCGGCATGGAGCAGTTCGTCCCGGTCTTTCTCGGCGAACAGCCGGCGCCCGCGCCGCGCGTCGTAACGGTTCAGCGCTGCCTGCGCGTCGCGGGCGCGAAGAGCGACATCGAGAGCGTCGGCCGGACCGGACGGCACGGCACTTTTCTGGAGATGCTCGGCAACTTCAGCTTCGGCGATTATTACAAGCGCGACGCGATCCGCTGGGCGTGGGAGTTCGTAACCGGCGTGCTGGCTCTCGATCCGGCGAGGCTCTACGTCACGGTGCACACCGGGGACGACGAAGCCGCCCGCATCTGGATCGACGAAGCCGGGCTCGATCCAGCCAGGGTCACGCGCTTCGACGAAGAGAATTTCTGGACGATGGGTGCGACCGGGCCGTGCGGCCCGTGCACCGAGATTTTCTACGATACCGGCGTCGAGTACGCGAGCGGTCCCGGCGACACCGGGCCGAATCTCGGAAACCGGTACGTCGAGCTGTGGAACGTCGTCTTTCAGCAGTATAACCGGACGGCCGACGCCCAACTGGAGGATCTGCCGCGCAAGGCGATCGACACCGGTGCGGGTCTCGAACGCATGCTTGCGATCTGCAACGGCTTCGCGTCGATGTACCAAACGGATCTCTTCACGGATTTGGTTGCCGCTCAGCCGCCGATCGGGCGCACGACGCTCGACGAACGAGAGCAGCAGGCTCGCCAAAACATCATCGCCGATCACCTGCGCTCGGCAACTTTCCTGATCAACGACGGCGTCTACCCGTCGAACACCGATCGCGGCTTCGTGCTCCGCTTCTTGATTCGCCGCGCGGTACGCAACGGAAAGCTTCTCGGCTATCCGGAAGGCTTTTTCGCACAGCTCGTACCGGCGGCGATCCGCTCGCTCGAACCCGGCTATCCCGAGCTGCGAGAGAGCGCGTCGCGGATTGCCGATGCGATACGGAACGAAGAGCAGATCTTCGATCGCACGCTCGAGCGCGGCGTCGCCATGCTCGAGCGCGTCATCGACGATGCAATCGCGAAGCGCCAAGGCATCATCGGCGGCGACGAGGCGTTTCTGCTGCACGATACGTATGGCTTTCCGCTCGAGCTCACACGCGAAATCGCCGGCGAGCGCGGTGCCCAAGTCGACACCGTCGGCTTCGACCGGCTCATGGAAGAACAGCGCCAGCGCGCGCGCCGGGATGCGGCGGCAAAACGCGAGGTCGTGGCGCTGGCCGACCTGCCGGCGCTGCGCAGCTCCTTTACCGGCTACGACGAAGGCCTCGAAATCGGCGGCGAAATCGTCGCCGCGCTCAAGGACGGCAGGCCCGTCGCCTCACTGAAGAGCGGCGAGGAAGGCACGCTCGTTCTCGATCGAACTTCATTCTACGCCGAGCGCGGCGGCCAGATCGGAGATCGAGGAACGATCGTGCGCGAGGGCGCCCGCTTCGACGTCGCGGACACGCAGTACATGGGCGAAGCGATCGCGCACTTGGGAAGAGTCGTCGAGGGCGAGATGTCGGTCGGCGATGCCGTTACCGCTCGCGTCGCCGACGACTGGCGCCGTGAGATCCGCCGCCATCACACCTCGGCGCACCTCCTGCAGCGCGCTCTCAAAGAGGTGCTCGGCGACGAGGTCAATCAAGCCGGCTCGTGGGTTGGCATCGACCGCATGCGTTTTGATTTTCGCTGGCCGAAAGGCGCGCTGACGCCCGAGCAGCGGCGCGCGGTCGCGCGTCGGGTCAACGAGATGATCCGCGACGACGCACACCTGGTTACCCGCGTCCTGCCGCTCGAGGAGGCGAAGAAGACGGGCGCGGTTTGGATGGCCGGCGAGAAGTACGGCGACATGATACGCGTCGTACAGGCTGGGCCGTCGCTGGAGTTTTGCGGCGGCACGCACTCGCATTCGACCGGAGAGCTCGGCATGTTCGTCATTCTCTCCGAGTCTTCGATCGGCAGCGGCATACGGCGAATCGAGTCGTGCGTCTCGGCTTCGGCCGAGGATCACGCCACCAAACAGAGCGATTTGATCGCTACGCTTTCATCGGCGATGTCGGCGGCACCCGACGAGCTGCACGAACGCGTCGAGCGAATGCAGCGCGACGTGCGCGATCTGCAGACGTCGCTCGGACAGCTGCGCGCGCGCATCGCCTCCTCCGAAGCCGAGCACTACGTCGAGCGGGCCGAGCGCAAGGGCGATCGCGCCTTTGTGGGTGCGATCGTTCCCGAGGCGGGCGGCGAGGCGCTGCGGCACCTCGGCAACGCGATTCGCAGTAAGCTGCGCAGCGGCGTGGTGGCGCTGGCGGGCGTGGACAACGGCAGCGTCAGCCTGCTCGTCAGCACGAGCGACGATCTGATCGGCGAAGGCGTGCACTCGGGCAACCTGGTGAAGCTCGCGGCTCCGTTGGTCGCGGGGAAAGGCGGAGGGCAGGCGGCCGTCGCGCAAGGCGGCGGAAGCAATCCGGCGGGCGCGCAGGCAGCGCTGCGCGCGATTCGTGATGCCGTTTTGACGTGA
- a CDS encoding SigB/SigF/SigG family RNA polymerase sigma factor: MFERDDARRDRERTRALFAGFIELRRRHDDSPETPDAEYERVRDELVVVHLNLVRFLAVKFANRGEPLDDLVQVGTVGLLKAIDRFDLERGVEFTTYATPTIVGEIKRYFRDKGWAVKVPRRLQELNLAVNRASDKLAIALGRSPTVAELAEHLNAGEDEILEAQELGQAYNLLSLDSEVSGDADKKSQTLADTVGVTDARLELLEDRANLERAFGVLSGRERVIIYLRFYESVSQTEIAKRLNVSQMHVSRLQAKALEKLRAVLAE; the protein is encoded by the coding sequence GTGTTCGAACGCGACGACGCACGCCGCGACCGCGAGAGAACGCGTGCGCTTTTTGCCGGCTTCATCGAGCTGCGCCGGCGGCATGACGATTCACCCGAGACGCCCGACGCGGAGTACGAACGGGTGCGCGACGAGCTGGTCGTCGTACACCTTAACTTGGTGCGCTTCTTAGCCGTAAAGTTCGCCAATCGCGGCGAGCCGCTCGACGATCTCGTTCAAGTCGGCACCGTCGGCCTGCTCAAGGCGATCGATCGATTCGATCTCGAGCGAGGCGTGGAGTTTACGACCTACGCGACGCCGACGATCGTCGGCGAGATCAAGCGCTACTTTCGCGACAAAGGCTGGGCCGTCAAGGTGCCTCGGCGCCTGCAGGAGCTCAATCTCGCCGTCAACCGGGCAAGCGATAAGCTTGCGATTGCGCTGGGCCGCAGCCCGACCGTCGCCGAGCTCGCCGAACATCTCAACGCCGGCGAAGACGAGATCCTCGAAGCCCAAGAGCTGGGACAGGCCTACAACCTTCTCTCGCTGGATAGCGAGGTCTCCGGAGACGCCGACAAAAAGTCGCAGACGCTCGCCGACACGGTGGGGGTGACCGACGCCCGGCTCGAGCTCTTGGAGGACCGGGCGAACCTCGAGCGCGCGTTCGGCGTACTCAGCGGGCGCGAGCGCGTCATCATCTACTTGCGCTTTTACGAATCGGTCTCGCAGACGGAGATCGCCAAACGGCTGAACGTGTCGCAGATGCACGTCTCGCGGCTCCAGGCCAAGGCCCTGGAGAAGCTGCGCGCCGTACTGGCCGAGTAG
- a CDS encoding ATP-binding protein — translation MNPAVEHVQRELVELRIPSRPEWVALGRLAAATVANRLRFSIEEIEDVKLAVAEACTAVIQHEGHGEFIDLTCEALSDSLRIRVRDSGRHGVHLAEAPNMNFDEARIAGLGIFLIRTLMDEVSYDVSAQMGTDLLMVKRVASAT, via the coding sequence GTGAATCCCGCGGTCGAGCACGTGCAGCGAGAACTCGTCGAGCTGCGCATCCCGTCCCGGCCGGAGTGGGTCGCTCTGGGGCGCCTGGCGGCCGCGACGGTCGCCAACCGTCTGCGCTTCTCGATCGAAGAGATCGAGGACGTGAAGCTTGCCGTCGCCGAAGCGTGCACCGCCGTAATTCAGCACGAGGGGCACGGCGAGTTCATCGATTTGACGTGCGAAGCGCTCTCCGACTCGCTGCGAATCCGCGTGCGCGACAGCGGACGTCACGGCGTGCACCTGGCTGAGGCGCCGAACATGAACTTCGATGAGGCGCGCATCGCCGGGCTGGGAATCTTCCTGATCCGCACGCTGATGGACGAGGTCAGTTACGACGTCAGCGCGCAGATGGGAACGGATTTGCTGATGGTCAAAAGGGTGGCTTCCGCTACCTAG
- a CDS encoding STAS domain-containing protein yields MDIKVNVREAPGDCYVVDLSGEIDVYTSPKVKDAIGELIDRGVYYLVINLEKVRYIDSTGLGVLIGGLKRVREHGGSVNLVCTNPQIKKIFDITGLVKIFGIFESEDAAMKALA; encoded by the coding sequence TTGGACATCAAGGTGAACGTGCGCGAGGCGCCGGGCGATTGTTACGTCGTCGACCTGAGCGGCGAAATTGACGTCTACACGTCACCAAAGGTGAAGGACGCGATCGGTGAGCTGATCGATCGAGGCGTCTATTACCTCGTCATCAATTTGGAAAAGGTGCGATACATCGATTCGACCGGCCTAGGCGTGCTCATCGGCGGCCTCAAACGCGTTCGCGAGCACGGCGGTTCGGTCAACCTCGTCTGCACGAATCCCCAGATAAAGAAGATTTTCGACATCACCGGCCTGGTAAAGATCTTCGGCATCTTCGAGAGCGAGGACGCCGCGATGAAGGCCTTGGCGTGA
- a CDS encoding cysteine desulfurase family protein, with amino-acid sequence MNSERIYLDHAATTPMRSEVANLIAETSLRCGFNASSLHFEGRLARAVLDDARDRVARVLGAKRTEIVFTSGGTEANNLAILGVLQAAAAGARVIASAVEHHSVLAVLEPSRERAAPGSAIPVDADGRVDPQEFERTLGSQPICAAVMYANNEVGTVQPIAELAAIARARRVLLHADAVAAPAWLPVDVAELGVDLLSLSAHKFGGPEGVGVLFVREGVPLQPLALGGGQESGRRAGTENVAGIAGLALALELAVAQRASAVARIGALRDRLESELRRAVPGVSVNGAGAPRLANLSNMSFEEVEAGELLVALDLAGIGVSAGSACTSGRLEPSHVLSAMYPGNQACSGIRFSLGTTTTAGEIDRVVAAVPSLVARLRERCAFAMPSGGNG; translated from the coding sequence GTGAATTCTGAACGAATTTACCTCGATCACGCCGCTACTACACCGATGCGCTCGGAGGTCGCGAATCTCATAGCGGAAACGTCGCTCCGTTGCGGTTTCAATGCCAGCTCGTTGCATTTCGAGGGACGTCTCGCGCGCGCCGTGCTCGACGACGCGAGGGATCGCGTTGCCCGGGTACTCGGCGCGAAGCGTACCGAAATCGTCTTTACTTCCGGTGGAACCGAAGCGAATAATCTGGCAATACTCGGCGTACTGCAGGCTGCTGCTGCGGGCGCGCGCGTCATCGCGTCGGCGGTCGAGCATCACTCCGTTCTGGCCGTTCTCGAGCCGTCGCGCGAACGTGCGGCGCCCGGGAGCGCGATCCCCGTCGACGCAGACGGAAGGGTCGATCCCCAAGAGTTCGAGCGGACTCTCGGTTCTCAGCCGATCTGCGCCGCGGTGATGTATGCAAACAATGAGGTGGGGACGGTGCAGCCGATCGCCGAGCTGGCGGCGATCGCCCGGGCTCGCCGGGTCTTGCTCCATGCCGACGCCGTTGCCGCCCCGGCCTGGCTGCCGGTCGACGTCGCCGAGCTGGGGGTGGACCTGCTCTCGCTCTCCGCTCACAAATTCGGGGGCCCGGAGGGTGTGGGCGTGCTCTTCGTGCGTGAAGGCGTGCCGCTGCAGCCGCTGGCCCTGGGCGGAGGCCAGGAGTCGGGCCGCCGCGCCGGCACGGAGAACGTTGCGGGCATTGCGGGTTTGGCGCTCGCACTCGAGCTGGCCGTCGCGCAGCGCGCGAGTGCCGTCGCTCGTATCGGGGCGTTGCGCGACCGCCTCGAGAGCGAGCTACGCCGCGCAGTTCCGGGCGTCAGCGTCAACGGCGCCGGCGCGCCACGGCTCGCCAACCTTTCCAATATGAGCTTCGAGGAGGTGGAGGCCGGCGAGCTGCTCGTTGCCTTGGATCTGGCTGGAATCGGGGTCTCTGCAGGGAGCGCCTGTACCTCGGGGAGGCTCGAGCCCAGCCACGTCCTTTCCGCGATGTATCCTGGGAACCAAGCCTGCAGCGGGATTCGCTTCTCGTTAGGAACAACGACGACCGCCGGCGAGATCGACCGGGTCGTGGCCGCCGTACCGTCGCTGGTCGCGCGGCTTCGCGAGCGTTGCGCGTTTGCGATGCCCAGCGGCGGGAATGGGTAG
- a CDS encoding replication-associated recombination protein A, translating into MLFDFPSLAAPLAARMRPRTLDEFVGQAALLAPGRTLRTVIERDAVPSMILWGPPGSGKTTLAEVVAARTGAYFERISAVNAGVSDLRRVVNEAKIRRRSGKATILFIDEIHRFNKAQQDAVLPAVEDGTITLIGATTENPSFEVNSALLSRARVFVLEALSDADVGEIVDRALRDTERGLGRKPLTLDDEARALLIGFANGDARAALNALELAGASTPEAGGRIDVNVVREAMQRRQGRYDRAGDMHYDTISALIKSLRASDADAALYWLARLIEDGEDPLFIARRLVILASEDVGLADSAGLQIAVAAQQAVHFVGMPEGFFALAHATLYLATAPKSNSVGRSYGAAMADVLETRNETVPLHLRNAPTRLMRGLGYGEGYHYAHDDYDVVTENLPSNLRGRQYYAPGKQGAEADIAARATAKKRRFE; encoded by the coding sequence ATGTTGTTCGATTTTCCGTCGCTGGCGGCGCCGTTGGCGGCCCGCATGCGGCCGCGGACGCTCGACGAGTTCGTCGGACAAGCGGCCCTGTTGGCCCCCGGCCGCACGCTGCGAACGGTGATCGAACGCGACGCCGTGCCGTCGATGATTCTCTGGGGACCGCCCGGCAGCGGTAAGACGACGCTGGCCGAGGTGGTCGCCGCGCGTACGGGCGCGTACTTCGAGCGAATCTCGGCGGTCAATGCCGGAGTGAGCGATCTGCGCCGCGTCGTTAACGAGGCAAAGATACGCCGGCGCTCCGGGAAGGCCACGATTCTTTTCATCGACGAGATCCATCGCTTTAACAAAGCGCAGCAGGATGCGGTGCTTCCCGCCGTCGAGGACGGAACCATAACGCTCATCGGTGCGACGACCGAGAATCCGTCGTTCGAAGTGAACTCTGCGCTGCTCTCTCGCGCGCGCGTATTCGTACTCGAGGCGCTCTCCGATGCAGACGTCGGTGAGATCGTCGACCGCGCGCTGCGCGACACCGAGCGCGGATTGGGCCGCAAGCCGCTGACGCTCGACGACGAAGCGCGCGCGCTTCTGATCGGTTTTGCGAACGGCGACGCACGCGCCGCGCTCAACGCACTCGAACTCGCGGGCGCGTCGACGCCCGAAGCCGGCGGCCGGATCGACGTTAACGTTGTTCGCGAGGCGATGCAGCGCCGGCAAGGACGCTACGATCGCGCGGGCGACATGCACTACGACACGATCAGCGCGCTGATCAAGTCGCTGCGCGCGAGCGATGCGGATGCGGCACTCTATTGGCTCGCGCGCCTGATCGAGGACGGCGAGGATCCGCTCTTCATCGCTCGCAGGCTCGTGATCCTGGCCTCGGAAGACGTCGGGCTCGCCGATTCGGCCGGGCTGCAGATTGCGGTTGCCGCGCAACAGGCGGTGCACTTCGTCGGCATGCCGGAAGGCTTCTTTGCCCTGGCGCACGCGACGCTCTATCTCGCGACGGCGCCGAAAAGCAACAGCGTTGGGCGCAGCTACGGCGCGGCGATGGCCGACGTGCTGGAGACTCGCAACGAGACGGTGCCGCTGCATCTGCGCAACGCACCGACGCGCCTTATGCGAGGCTTAGGTTACGGTGAGGGATATCACTACGCACACGACGATTACGACGTCGTTACCGAAAATCTGCCGTCCAACTTGCGCGGCCGCCAGTACTACGCTCCAGGGAAGCAAGGAGCAGAAGCGGATATCGCCGCGCGCGCGACTGCAAAAAAGAGGCGGTTCGAGTGA
- a CDS encoding L-threonylcarbamoyladenylate synthase: MPTERWGRIIDAAAAGFDDVAEEVARAVFSGETVIFPNDTSYLIGCDPYDSAAIDRVYAAKGRPDQRPLTMHVASVQEFLEYAAADPLAAQFAKRLLPGPVIVLISKPAFVSDELAAGLDTLAFRVPDDPFARALLERCGPIAGTTAVARNGRPYLGDGERSMLAPADLLVEHGPVRYGVESTIIDLSGTHPRLLREGALSQARLAELLGPIERPTVKVRTQTQ; this comes from the coding sequence ATGCCGACGGAGCGCTGGGGGCGCATCATCGATGCGGCCGCAGCCGGATTCGACGATGTTGCCGAGGAGGTCGCGCGAGCGGTCTTCTCCGGCGAAACGGTCATTTTCCCCAACGATACGAGCTACTTGATCGGCTGCGATCCCTACGACTCCGCGGCGATCGACCGCGTCTACGCCGCAAAAGGGCGGCCCGACCAGCGTCCGCTTACGATGCACGTCGCCTCGGTGCAGGAATTCCTCGAGTACGCGGCCGCCGATCCGCTGGCGGCGCAGTTTGCGAAGCGGCTGCTTCCCGGTCCCGTTATCGTCTTGATCAGCAAGCCGGCCTTCGTCAGCGACGAACTCGCGGCCGGGCTCGATACCCTCGCGTTCCGCGTGCCCGACGATCCATTCGCCCGCGCGCTGCTCGAACGGTGCGGCCCGATCGCCGGCACGACGGCGGTAGCGCGTAATGGCCGGCCGTACCTCGGAGACGGCGAACGCTCGATGCTCGCGCCGGCCGATCTGCTCGTCGAGCACGGGCCGGTTCGCTACGGCGTCGAATCGACAATCATCGATCTCTCCGGTACGCATCCGCGGCTGCTTCGGGAAGGCGCGCTCTCACAAGCGCGTCTGGCGGAGCTCCTCGGACCCATCGAGCGCCCCACGGTAAAGGTACGTACGCAGACGCAATGA
- a CDS encoding rod shape-determining protein — protein MDIGIDLGTANVLVFVKGKGIVLREPSVVAKDMNTGRVLSVGEEARQMLGKTPAHIAAIRPLRDGVIADFEVTEAMLSYFIKKVMKDRSWWSAIIKPKPHVTICVPAEITSVEERAVKDAAKLAGARDVDIIEEPMAAAVGAGLPIDGPSGSMVVDIGGGTSDVAVISLGGIVVSQSLRVAGNKMDEAIVRYIRRVYNLMIGERTAEEIKIKLGSAYKLEQELAMEIRGRDLINGLPKTVKITSEEIREALSEPVGAIVEAVKSVLEKTPPELSADIIDRGIILTGGGALLRGFDKLLSEVTGVPAIVADDPLSCVAIGTGARVRI, from the coding sequence TTGGACATCGGCATCGACCTTGGTACGGCCAACGTGCTCGTATTCGTCAAGGGAAAGGGTATCGTCTTACGCGAGCCGTCGGTCGTGGCGAAAGACATGAACACCGGCAGGGTCTTGTCGGTCGGCGAGGAGGCACGGCAGATGCTCGGTAAGACGCCGGCCCACATCGCGGCGATTCGTCCGCTTCGCGACGGTGTAATCGCGGATTTCGAAGTGACCGAAGCGATGCTCTCGTACTTCATCAAGAAGGTGATGAAAGATCGCTCGTGGTGGTCGGCGATCATCAAGCCGAAGCCGCACGTCACGATCTGCGTCCCCGCGGAGATCACGAGCGTCGAAGAGCGCGCGGTAAAGGATGCCGCGAAGCTTGCCGGCGCGCGCGACGTCGACATCATCGAGGAGCCGATGGCGGCAGCCGTCGGCGCCGGCCTGCCGATCGACGGTCCTTCCGGCAGCATGGTCGTCGATATCGGCGGAGGAACGAGCGACGTCGCAGTGATCTCCTTGGGCGGCATCGTCGTCTCGCAGTCACTGCGCGTCGCCGGCAATAAAATGGACGAAGCGATCGTTCGCTACATCCGGCGCGTCTACAACCTGATGATTGGCGAGCGGACCGCCGAAGAGATCAAGATCAAGCTGGGCTCGGCGTATAAGCTGGAGCAGGAGCTCGCGATGGAGATTCGCGGGCGCGACCTGATCAACGGCCTTCCTAAGACGGTTAAAATCACCAGCGAAGAGATCCGCGAGGCGCTCTCCGAGCCGGTGGGCGCGATCGTCGAAGCGGTCAAGTCGGTCCTGGAAAAAACGCCTCCGGAACTCTCCGCCGACATCATCGACCGCGGCATTATCTTGACCGGCGGGGGCGCGCTGCTGCGCGGCTTCGACAAGCTGCTCTCTGAAGTAACCGGCGTCCCGGCGATCGTCGCCGACGACCCGCTCTCGTGCGTCGCGATCGGCACCGGTGCCAGAGTGCGCATTTAG